The Scyliorhinus canicula chromosome 11, sScyCan1.1, whole genome shotgun sequence genome contains a region encoding:
- the LOC119973495 gene encoding proline-rich transmembrane protein 4-like isoform X2 — protein MGSPNEGRWNSLPMTLSSTPSYQTHQTKINEQPERTTDDAATVEQDTNKGSLEDWDSARNLITPTSAIPWQAEHTDSSLGDASSSGLHPTLASTVSNGNQNRYSSSDNDWSSIYPDTEGTQGTSFNPHFLLVPPLFVILHTDWNTAMAEWGLAWDLHVYGLGSLFGLVTVISALGILCLPFRSPPGLGYFMVLNGLLFLTSSIRTFVFLYDAYCFQQKLPTIVALLLYDLVFPCLTSAFGVIILVLSLRSGTQAMASNFQRSCFLTTIVFLHFTLTVSTILVITLLNQAPFLLFVSHGIFVVLLTILSILYFTFYCHTHMVDRQVYNLKTSKPSLETLNTGPFRDTEHWGRVAKLAILTAAFGLSCAALQLYAILYRLGLAGNHDFQPWPWWIFHFGTSLCEVGMCLTMSLIGIYPLFCVPKSSNRNRWTKMFCLSPTHASMKAPILSNAYQWPSSHQEKPLSCDAIVRNESECLPLYTMSDNQLSSGEEINLIYHNSESSEVKNLDFHLKQGGSSRTSSFISVQMDSDSTVDLRPPSPINLRRSIDEALFSEALIPESLFHWSRLHSSSNMSICGNRSMPSSSEVFKESAADRGLYRTSSCAGMERTEIGRGITSTFKKLNKKQTLSSERWEDNSASSVCRASQDGSSLVLCSSPERWAFSTICSEHKSFRNSSQTSLHGIPQLSRQYRALSSPETMDNNDPLDSSTQAEFMKICRQIDQLSISSDTIEL, from the exons ATGGGATCTCCCAACGAAGGAAGGTGGAACTCTTTACCCATGACTCTTTCTTCGACTCCATCCTACCAAACTCACCAAACAAAGATCAATGAGCAGCCAGAAAGGACAACAG ATGATGCTGCCACAGTCGAGCAGGACACCAACAAGGGAAGCCTAGAAGATTGGGACTCTGCCAGGAACCTAATAACTCCCACCTCTGCTATTCCCTGGCAAGCAGAGCACACAG ATTCCAGCCTTGGAGATGCAAGTTCTTCTGGTCTACACCCCACCCTGGCATCTACTGTGTCCAATGGTAACCAGAATCGATACAGTAGTTCAGATAACGACTGGAGCTCCATTTATCCTGACACTGAAGGAACACAAGGCACATCTTTCAACCCTCACTTCCTACTTGTCCCTCCATTGTTTGTGATCCTTCACACAGATTGGAACACCGCAATGGCTGAATGGGGGCTGGCTTGGGACCTCCACGTTTATGGATTGGGGTCACTCTTTGGCCTGGTGACAGTCATATCTGCACTCGGTATTCTTTGTCTTCCCTTCAGATCTCCACCAGGTCTTGGTTATTTCATGGTCCTCAATGGATTACTTTTCCTGACGAGCTCAATAAGAACTTTTGTCTTCCTTTATGACGCGTACTGCTTCCAACAAAAATTACCAACAATTGTTGCCTTACTTCTCTACGATTTGGTCTTCCCTTGCCTTACTTCCGCGTTTGGAGTCATAATCTTGGTTCTGTCTCTGAGGTCTGGGACACAAGCAATGGCATCAAATTTCCAGCGTTCGTGCTTCCTAACTACAATTGTTTTTCTCCACTTCACCCTCACCGTGAGCACAATTCTGGTCATTACTCTGCTCAACCAAGCTCCCTTCCTCCTCTTCGTGTCACATGGTATCTTTGTGGTTTTGTTGACCATTTTGTCGATCCTGTATTTCACATTTTATTGCCATACCCACATGGTTGACAGGCAGGTCTACAACCTGAAGACTTCAAAACCTTCCTTGGAGACTTTGAACACTGGGCCCTTCAGAGACACGGAGCACTGGGGAAGAGTGGCCAAGTTGGCCATTTTGACTGCAGCGTTTGGCTTGAGCTGCGCTGCCTTGCAGTTGTATGCTATTCTGTACAGGCTGGGCTTGGCTGGAAACCATGATTTCCAACCTTGGCCTTGGTGGATTTTCCATTTTGGCACCAGCTTGTGTGAGGTGGGGATGTGCCTCACTATGTCTCTCATTGGTATCTATCCATTGTTTTGTGTTCCTAAATCTTCAAACCGTAACCGCTGGACCAAGATGttctgcctttctccaactcaTGCATCCATGAAAGCCCCTATACTTTCAAATGCTTATCAATGGCCATcctcccaccaggagaagccattgagctgtgatgcaattgtcCGAAATGAATCAGAATGCCTTCCCCTCTACACCATGTCTGACAACCAACTGAGTAGTGGTGAGGAGATCAACCTGATCTATCACAACAGTGAGAGCAGTGAAGTAAAAAATCTGGACTTCCATTTAAAACAAGGGGGATCTTCCAGGACCTCCTCTTTCATTAGTGTGCAGATGGACAGTGATTCCACTGTTGACCTAAGACCCCCTTCCCCTATTAACCTAAGACGCAGTATAGATGAGGCTCTTTTCAGCGAAGCCCTCATTCCTGAAAGTCTCTTCCATTGGTCAAGACTACACAGTTCCAGCAATATGTCCATCTGCGGGAACAGGTCTATGCCAAGCAGCAGTGAAGTCTTCAAGGAGAGTGCAGCCGACAGAGGATTGTATCGGACGTCATCTTGTGCTGGGATGGAGAGAACAGAAATTGGCAGGGGTATCACCAGCACCTTTAAGAAGCTCAACAAGAAGCAAACTTTGTCTTCGGAAAGATGGGAGGACAACTCTGCAAGCTCTGTCTGCAGAGCATCACAAGATGGATCCTCATTAGTGCTTTGTTCCAGCCCTGAGCGGTGGGCCTTCTCAACCATTTGCTCTGAGCATAAATCTTTCAGGAACTCCTCTCAAACAAGCCTTCATGGTATTCCACAGTTATCGAGGCAGTATCGGGCTCTGTCTTCTCCAGAGACCATGGACAACAACGATCCCCTGGATTCATCCACACAAGCTGAGTTCATGAAGATCTGCAGACAAATTGACCAGCTGAGTATTAGCAGCGACACAATAGAATTGTGA
- the LOC119973495 gene encoding proline-rich transmembrane protein 4-like isoform X4: MGSPNEGRWNSLPMTLSSTPSYQTHQTKINEQPERTTDSSLGDASSSGLHPTLASTVSNGNQNRYSSSDNDWSSIYPDTEGTQGTSFNPHFLLVPPLFVILHTDWNTAMAEWGLAWDLHVYGLGSLFGLVTVISALGILCLPFRSPPGLGYFMVLNGLLFLTSSIRTFVFLYDAYCFQQKLPTIVALLLYDLVFPCLTSAFGVIILVLSLRSGTQAMASNFQRSCFLTTIVFLHFTLTVSTILVITLLNQAPFLLFVSHGIFVVLLTILSILYFTFYCHTHMVDRQVYNLKTSKPSLETLNTGPFRDTEHWGRVAKLAILTAAFGLSCAALQLYAILYRLGLAGNHDFQPWPWWIFHFGTSLCEVGMCLTMSLIGIYPLFCVPKSSNRNRWTKMFCLSPTHASMKAPILSNAYQWPSSHQEKPLSCDAIVRNESECLPLYTMSDNQLSSGEEINLIYHNSESSEVKNLDFHLKQGGSSRTSSFISVQMDSDSTVDLRPPSPINLRRSIDEALFSEALIPESLFHWSRLHSSSNMSICGNRSMPSSSEVFKESAADRGLYRTSSCAGMERTEIGRGITSTFKKLNKKQTLSSERWEDNSASSVCRASQDGSSLVLCSSPERWAFSTICSEHKSFRNSSQTSLHGIPQLSRQYRALSSPETMDNNDPLDSSTQAEFMKICRQIDQLSISSDTIEL; encoded by the exons ATGGGATCTCCCAACGAAGGAAGGTGGAACTCTTTACCCATGACTCTTTCTTCGACTCCATCCTACCAAACTCACCAAACAAAGATCAATGAGCAGCCAGAAAGGACAACAG ATTCCAGCCTTGGAGATGCAAGTTCTTCTGGTCTACACCCCACCCTGGCATCTACTGTGTCCAATGGTAACCAGAATCGATACAGTAGTTCAGATAACGACTGGAGCTCCATTTATCCTGACACTGAAGGAACACAAGGCACATCTTTCAACCCTCACTTCCTACTTGTCCCTCCATTGTTTGTGATCCTTCACACAGATTGGAACACCGCAATGGCTGAATGGGGGCTGGCTTGGGACCTCCACGTTTATGGATTGGGGTCACTCTTTGGCCTGGTGACAGTCATATCTGCACTCGGTATTCTTTGTCTTCCCTTCAGATCTCCACCAGGTCTTGGTTATTTCATGGTCCTCAATGGATTACTTTTCCTGACGAGCTCAATAAGAACTTTTGTCTTCCTTTATGACGCGTACTGCTTCCAACAAAAATTACCAACAATTGTTGCCTTACTTCTCTACGATTTGGTCTTCCCTTGCCTTACTTCCGCGTTTGGAGTCATAATCTTGGTTCTGTCTCTGAGGTCTGGGACACAAGCAATGGCATCAAATTTCCAGCGTTCGTGCTTCCTAACTACAATTGTTTTTCTCCACTTCACCCTCACCGTGAGCACAATTCTGGTCATTACTCTGCTCAACCAAGCTCCCTTCCTCCTCTTCGTGTCACATGGTATCTTTGTGGTTTTGTTGACCATTTTGTCGATCCTGTATTTCACATTTTATTGCCATACCCACATGGTTGACAGGCAGGTCTACAACCTGAAGACTTCAAAACCTTCCTTGGAGACTTTGAACACTGGGCCCTTCAGAGACACGGAGCACTGGGGAAGAGTGGCCAAGTTGGCCATTTTGACTGCAGCGTTTGGCTTGAGCTGCGCTGCCTTGCAGTTGTATGCTATTCTGTACAGGCTGGGCTTGGCTGGAAACCATGATTTCCAACCTTGGCCTTGGTGGATTTTCCATTTTGGCACCAGCTTGTGTGAGGTGGGGATGTGCCTCACTATGTCTCTCATTGGTATCTATCCATTGTTTTGTGTTCCTAAATCTTCAAACCGTAACCGCTGGACCAAGATGttctgcctttctccaactcaTGCATCCATGAAAGCCCCTATACTTTCAAATGCTTATCAATGGCCATcctcccaccaggagaagccattgagctgtgatgcaattgtcCGAAATGAATCAGAATGCCTTCCCCTCTACACCATGTCTGACAACCAACTGAGTAGTGGTGAGGAGATCAACCTGATCTATCACAACAGTGAGAGCAGTGAAGTAAAAAATCTGGACTTCCATTTAAAACAAGGGGGATCTTCCAGGACCTCCTCTTTCATTAGTGTGCAGATGGACAGTGATTCCACTGTTGACCTAAGACCCCCTTCCCCTATTAACCTAAGACGCAGTATAGATGAGGCTCTTTTCAGCGAAGCCCTCATTCCTGAAAGTCTCTTCCATTGGTCAAGACTACACAGTTCCAGCAATATGTCCATCTGCGGGAACAGGTCTATGCCAAGCAGCAGTGAAGTCTTCAAGGAGAGTGCAGCCGACAGAGGATTGTATCGGACGTCATCTTGTGCTGGGATGGAGAGAACAGAAATTGGCAGGGGTATCACCAGCACCTTTAAGAAGCTCAACAAGAAGCAAACTTTGTCTTCGGAAAGATGGGAGGACAACTCTGCAAGCTCTGTCTGCAGAGCATCACAAGATGGATCCTCATTAGTGCTTTGTTCCAGCCCTGAGCGGTGGGCCTTCTCAACCATTTGCTCTGAGCATAAATCTTTCAGGAACTCCTCTCAAACAAGCCTTCATGGTATTCCACAGTTATCGAGGCAGTATCGGGCTCTGTCTTCTCCAGAGACCATGGACAACAACGATCCCCTGGATTCATCCACACAAGCTGAGTTCATGAAGATCTGCAGACAAATTGACCAGCTGAGTATTAGCAGCGACACAATAGAATTGTGA
- the LOC119973495 gene encoding proline-rich transmembrane protein 4-like isoform X1: protein MGSPNEGRWNSLPMTLSSTPSYQTHQTKINEQPERTTGTTQDDAATVEQDTNKGSLEDWDSARNLITPTSAIPWQAEHTDSSLGDASSSGLHPTLASTVSNGNQNRYSSSDNDWSSIYPDTEGTQGTSFNPHFLLVPPLFVILHTDWNTAMAEWGLAWDLHVYGLGSLFGLVTVISALGILCLPFRSPPGLGYFMVLNGLLFLTSSIRTFVFLYDAYCFQQKLPTIVALLLYDLVFPCLTSAFGVIILVLSLRSGTQAMASNFQRSCFLTTIVFLHFTLTVSTILVITLLNQAPFLLFVSHGIFVVLLTILSILYFTFYCHTHMVDRQVYNLKTSKPSLETLNTGPFRDTEHWGRVAKLAILTAAFGLSCAALQLYAILYRLGLAGNHDFQPWPWWIFHFGTSLCEVGMCLTMSLIGIYPLFCVPKSSNRNRWTKMFCLSPTHASMKAPILSNAYQWPSSHQEKPLSCDAIVRNESECLPLYTMSDNQLSSGEEINLIYHNSESSEVKNLDFHLKQGGSSRTSSFISVQMDSDSTVDLRPPSPINLRRSIDEALFSEALIPESLFHWSRLHSSSNMSICGNRSMPSSSEVFKESAADRGLYRTSSCAGMERTEIGRGITSTFKKLNKKQTLSSERWEDNSASSVCRASQDGSSLVLCSSPERWAFSTICSEHKSFRNSSQTSLHGIPQLSRQYRALSSPETMDNNDPLDSSTQAEFMKICRQIDQLSISSDTIEL from the exons ATGGGATCTCCCAACGAAGGAAGGTGGAACTCTTTACCCATGACTCTTTCTTCGACTCCATCCTACCAAACTCACCAAACAAAGATCAATGAGCAGCCAGAAAGGACAACAG GAACCACACAAGATGATGCTGCCACAGTCGAGCAGGACACCAACAAGGGAAGCCTAGAAGATTGGGACTCTGCCAGGAACCTAATAACTCCCACCTCTGCTATTCCCTGGCAAGCAGAGCACACAG ATTCCAGCCTTGGAGATGCAAGTTCTTCTGGTCTACACCCCACCCTGGCATCTACTGTGTCCAATGGTAACCAGAATCGATACAGTAGTTCAGATAACGACTGGAGCTCCATTTATCCTGACACTGAAGGAACACAAGGCACATCTTTCAACCCTCACTTCCTACTTGTCCCTCCATTGTTTGTGATCCTTCACACAGATTGGAACACCGCAATGGCTGAATGGGGGCTGGCTTGGGACCTCCACGTTTATGGATTGGGGTCACTCTTTGGCCTGGTGACAGTCATATCTGCACTCGGTATTCTTTGTCTTCCCTTCAGATCTCCACCAGGTCTTGGTTATTTCATGGTCCTCAATGGATTACTTTTCCTGACGAGCTCAATAAGAACTTTTGTCTTCCTTTATGACGCGTACTGCTTCCAACAAAAATTACCAACAATTGTTGCCTTACTTCTCTACGATTTGGTCTTCCCTTGCCTTACTTCCGCGTTTGGAGTCATAATCTTGGTTCTGTCTCTGAGGTCTGGGACACAAGCAATGGCATCAAATTTCCAGCGTTCGTGCTTCCTAACTACAATTGTTTTTCTCCACTTCACCCTCACCGTGAGCACAATTCTGGTCATTACTCTGCTCAACCAAGCTCCCTTCCTCCTCTTCGTGTCACATGGTATCTTTGTGGTTTTGTTGACCATTTTGTCGATCCTGTATTTCACATTTTATTGCCATACCCACATGGTTGACAGGCAGGTCTACAACCTGAAGACTTCAAAACCTTCCTTGGAGACTTTGAACACTGGGCCCTTCAGAGACACGGAGCACTGGGGAAGAGTGGCCAAGTTGGCCATTTTGACTGCAGCGTTTGGCTTGAGCTGCGCTGCCTTGCAGTTGTATGCTATTCTGTACAGGCTGGGCTTGGCTGGAAACCATGATTTCCAACCTTGGCCTTGGTGGATTTTCCATTTTGGCACCAGCTTGTGTGAGGTGGGGATGTGCCTCACTATGTCTCTCATTGGTATCTATCCATTGTTTTGTGTTCCTAAATCTTCAAACCGTAACCGCTGGACCAAGATGttctgcctttctccaactcaTGCATCCATGAAAGCCCCTATACTTTCAAATGCTTATCAATGGCCATcctcccaccaggagaagccattgagctgtgatgcaattgtcCGAAATGAATCAGAATGCCTTCCCCTCTACACCATGTCTGACAACCAACTGAGTAGTGGTGAGGAGATCAACCTGATCTATCACAACAGTGAGAGCAGTGAAGTAAAAAATCTGGACTTCCATTTAAAACAAGGGGGATCTTCCAGGACCTCCTCTTTCATTAGTGTGCAGATGGACAGTGATTCCACTGTTGACCTAAGACCCCCTTCCCCTATTAACCTAAGACGCAGTATAGATGAGGCTCTTTTCAGCGAAGCCCTCATTCCTGAAAGTCTCTTCCATTGGTCAAGACTACACAGTTCCAGCAATATGTCCATCTGCGGGAACAGGTCTATGCCAAGCAGCAGTGAAGTCTTCAAGGAGAGTGCAGCCGACAGAGGATTGTATCGGACGTCATCTTGTGCTGGGATGGAGAGAACAGAAATTGGCAGGGGTATCACCAGCACCTTTAAGAAGCTCAACAAGAAGCAAACTTTGTCTTCGGAAAGATGGGAGGACAACTCTGCAAGCTCTGTCTGCAGAGCATCACAAGATGGATCCTCATTAGTGCTTTGTTCCAGCCCTGAGCGGTGGGCCTTCTCAACCATTTGCTCTGAGCATAAATCTTTCAGGAACTCCTCTCAAACAAGCCTTCATGGTATTCCACAGTTATCGAGGCAGTATCGGGCTCTGTCTTCTCCAGAGACCATGGACAACAACGATCCCCTGGATTCATCCACACAAGCTGAGTTCATGAAGATCTGCAGACAAATTGACCAGCTGAGTATTAGCAGCGACACAATAGAATTGTGA
- the LOC119973495 gene encoding proline-rich transmembrane protein 4-like isoform X3, with amino-acid sequence MGTVGRASLAPFTFVPDDAATVEQDTNKGSLEDWDSARNLITPTSAIPWQAEHTDSSLGDASSSGLHPTLASTVSNGNQNRYSSSDNDWSSIYPDTEGTQGTSFNPHFLLVPPLFVILHTDWNTAMAEWGLAWDLHVYGLGSLFGLVTVISALGILCLPFRSPPGLGYFMVLNGLLFLTSSIRTFVFLYDAYCFQQKLPTIVALLLYDLVFPCLTSAFGVIILVLSLRSGTQAMASNFQRSCFLTTIVFLHFTLTVSTILVITLLNQAPFLLFVSHGIFVVLLTILSILYFTFYCHTHMVDRQVYNLKTSKPSLETLNTGPFRDTEHWGRVAKLAILTAAFGLSCAALQLYAILYRLGLAGNHDFQPWPWWIFHFGTSLCEVGMCLTMSLIGIYPLFCVPKSSNRNRWTKMFCLSPTHASMKAPILSNAYQWPSSHQEKPLSCDAIVRNESECLPLYTMSDNQLSSGEEINLIYHNSESSEVKNLDFHLKQGGSSRTSSFISVQMDSDSTVDLRPPSPINLRRSIDEALFSEALIPESLFHWSRLHSSSNMSICGNRSMPSSSEVFKESAADRGLYRTSSCAGMERTEIGRGITSTFKKLNKKQTLSSERWEDNSASSVCRASQDGSSLVLCSSPERWAFSTICSEHKSFRNSSQTSLHGIPQLSRQYRALSSPETMDNNDPLDSSTQAEFMKICRQIDQLSISSDTIEL; translated from the exons ATGGGcacggttggccgggcctccctggcaccgttcacatttgtcccag ATGATGCTGCCACAGTCGAGCAGGACACCAACAAGGGAAGCCTAGAAGATTGGGACTCTGCCAGGAACCTAATAACTCCCACCTCTGCTATTCCCTGGCAAGCAGAGCACACAG ATTCCAGCCTTGGAGATGCAAGTTCTTCTGGTCTACACCCCACCCTGGCATCTACTGTGTCCAATGGTAACCAGAATCGATACAGTAGTTCAGATAACGACTGGAGCTCCATTTATCCTGACACTGAAGGAACACAAGGCACATCTTTCAACCCTCACTTCCTACTTGTCCCTCCATTGTTTGTGATCCTTCACACAGATTGGAACACCGCAATGGCTGAATGGGGGCTGGCTTGGGACCTCCACGTTTATGGATTGGGGTCACTCTTTGGCCTGGTGACAGTCATATCTGCACTCGGTATTCTTTGTCTTCCCTTCAGATCTCCACCAGGTCTTGGTTATTTCATGGTCCTCAATGGATTACTTTTCCTGACGAGCTCAATAAGAACTTTTGTCTTCCTTTATGACGCGTACTGCTTCCAACAAAAATTACCAACAATTGTTGCCTTACTTCTCTACGATTTGGTCTTCCCTTGCCTTACTTCCGCGTTTGGAGTCATAATCTTGGTTCTGTCTCTGAGGTCTGGGACACAAGCAATGGCATCAAATTTCCAGCGTTCGTGCTTCCTAACTACAATTGTTTTTCTCCACTTCACCCTCACCGTGAGCACAATTCTGGTCATTACTCTGCTCAACCAAGCTCCCTTCCTCCTCTTCGTGTCACATGGTATCTTTGTGGTTTTGTTGACCATTTTGTCGATCCTGTATTTCACATTTTATTGCCATACCCACATGGTTGACAGGCAGGTCTACAACCTGAAGACTTCAAAACCTTCCTTGGAGACTTTGAACACTGGGCCCTTCAGAGACACGGAGCACTGGGGAAGAGTGGCCAAGTTGGCCATTTTGACTGCAGCGTTTGGCTTGAGCTGCGCTGCCTTGCAGTTGTATGCTATTCTGTACAGGCTGGGCTTGGCTGGAAACCATGATTTCCAACCTTGGCCTTGGTGGATTTTCCATTTTGGCACCAGCTTGTGTGAGGTGGGGATGTGCCTCACTATGTCTCTCATTGGTATCTATCCATTGTTTTGTGTTCCTAAATCTTCAAACCGTAACCGCTGGACCAAGATGttctgcctttctccaactcaTGCATCCATGAAAGCCCCTATACTTTCAAATGCTTATCAATGGCCATcctcccaccaggagaagccattgagctgtgatgcaattgtcCGAAATGAATCAGAATGCCTTCCCCTCTACACCATGTCTGACAACCAACTGAGTAGTGGTGAGGAGATCAACCTGATCTATCACAACAGTGAGAGCAGTGAAGTAAAAAATCTGGACTTCCATTTAAAACAAGGGGGATCTTCCAGGACCTCCTCTTTCATTAGTGTGCAGATGGACAGTGATTCCACTGTTGACCTAAGACCCCCTTCCCCTATTAACCTAAGACGCAGTATAGATGAGGCTCTTTTCAGCGAAGCCCTCATTCCTGAAAGTCTCTTCCATTGGTCAAGACTACACAGTTCCAGCAATATGTCCATCTGCGGGAACAGGTCTATGCCAAGCAGCAGTGAAGTCTTCAAGGAGAGTGCAGCCGACAGAGGATTGTATCGGACGTCATCTTGTGCTGGGATGGAGAGAACAGAAATTGGCAGGGGTATCACCAGCACCTTTAAGAAGCTCAACAAGAAGCAAACTTTGTCTTCGGAAAGATGGGAGGACAACTCTGCAAGCTCTGTCTGCAGAGCATCACAAGATGGATCCTCATTAGTGCTTTGTTCCAGCCCTGAGCGGTGGGCCTTCTCAACCATTTGCTCTGAGCATAAATCTTTCAGGAACTCCTCTCAAACAAGCCTTCATGGTATTCCACAGTTATCGAGGCAGTATCGGGCTCTGTCTTCTCCAGAGACCATGGACAACAACGATCCCCTGGATTCATCCACACAAGCTGAGTTCATGAAGATCTGCAGACAAATTGACCAGCTGAGTATTAGCAGCGACACAATAGAATTGTGA